From the Limanda limanda chromosome 2, fLimLim1.1, whole genome shotgun sequence genome, one window contains:
- the LOC133015658 gene encoding LOW QUALITY PROTEIN: MICAL-like protein 2 (The sequence of the model RefSeq protein was modified relative to this genomic sequence to represent the inferred CDS: inserted 2 bases in 1 codon) encodes MSAVKALQQWCRLRCEGYRDVAITNMTTSFRDGLAFCALIHRHRPELIDFESLKKDNVYDNNKLAFRVADEELGIPALLDAEDMVAMKVPDRLSILTYVSQYYNYFHGRSPIGGLGAIKRPAEVANTDEPSGKKNQAVVAKVFPSSKPGRENSPPRSSPFNRPPPSPKPSRNVTKDVPVERSHQTGTLSNKCASCDKHVHLVQRHLVEGKLYHRSCAKSLSSANTLTVLRDLPTNNPVSKFAPLPDTTKTSITPAEVETPXKKETGGVRGRVKLRANPSLLADLLPADPPTSTPTPATRGGLRARTPEGRDPKPRSPSPNSSASENESPADWRSKLKPVAKDTKPAAPQPWANGAGKNSEPSVGPPSNGSTPSVSVTSPPWKGSQNVPRDQTANGTKSESKTSKMKPDYIPKEDIMKELQNIEDSLNELERRGVELEVKLRSSEEEGEDEDEVMVEWFNLIRNKQVAMRRESELVYVGKTQDLEEQQPSVELELRRLMDKPDRLKTAMDRKRERELMDKLVEIVNDRNAIVDGLDEDRLREDEEDQELNKLMMNFTVKKDKPKKKSKLFSWGSKKEG; translated from the exons ATGTCGGCCGTCAAGGCGCTGCAGCAGTGGTGCCGGCTCCGGTGCGAGGGCTACCGGGACGTGGCCATCACCAACATGACCACGTCGTTCCGGGACGGGCTGGCGTTCTGCGCCCTCATCCACAGACACAGACCCGAGCTCAT AGATTTTGAGTCGCTGAAGAAGGACAACGTCtacgacaacaacaaactg GCCTTCCGGGTGGCGGATGAGGAGCTGGGGATCCCGGCTCTGCTGGACGCTGAAGACATGGTGGCCATGAAGGTTCCCGACCGCCTCAGTATCCTGACGTACGTCTCGCAGTACTACAACTACTTCCACGGACGCTCCCCGA TCGGTGGTTTGGGAGCCATCAAGCGTCCGGCCGAGGTCGCCAACACAGATGAACCCTCGGGGAAGAAGAACCAGGCGGTGGTGGCGAAGGTGTTCCCCTCGTCCAAGCCTGGCAGAGAGAACAGCCCTCCACGCTCCTCCCCCTTCAACAGGCCGCCTCCCTCCCCAAAACCAAGCAGGAACGTCACAAAG gACGTCCCAGTGGAGCGATCCCATCAAACAGGAACCCTGAGTAACAAGTGTGCGTCCTGTGACAAGCACGTTCACTTGGTGCAGCGACACCTAGTGGAAGGGAAGCTCTACCACAGGAGCTGTGCAAA GTCTCTGTCATCTGCAAACACATTGACAGTTCTCAGAGATTTACCCACAAACAACCCTGTGTCCAAATTCGCTCCTCTACCCGACACGACTAAAACCAGCATAAC ACCTGCTGAAGTCGAGACTCC TAAGAAGGAGACGGGCGGAGTCAGAGGGAGGGTGAAGCTGAGAGCCAACCCCTCGCTCCTCGCTGACCTGCTGCCTGCCGACCCCCCGACCTCTACCCCGACcccggccaccagggggggcCTGAGAGCCAGGACTCCGGAGGGACGGGACCCGAAGCCTCGCAGCCCCTCCCCCAACTCCTCAG CGTCGGAGAACGAGTCTCCTGCCGACTGGAGGTCGAAGCTCAAACCCGTCGCCAAAGACACAAA acctgctgctcctcagccgTGGGCGAACGGAGCTGGAAAGAACTCCGAGCCCTCTGTTGGGCCGCCCTCTAATGGTTCCACCCCGAGTGTCTCTGTCACCTCACCTCCATGGAAGG GATCTCAGAATGTTCCGAGAGACCAAACTGCAAACGGCACCAAGTCGGAGTCAAAGACTTCGAAG atgaagCCAGACTACATTCCTAAAGAGGACATCATGAAGGAGCTTCAGAACATTGAAGACAGCTTGAACGAGTTGGAGCGAAGAGgagtggagctggaggtgaagcTCCGCAGCAGCGAGGAAG agggtgaagatgaggatgaggtcATGGTCGAGTGGTTCAACCTGATCAGGAACAAGCAGGTGGCCATGCGCCGGGAGTCTGAACTGGTTTAcgt aggaAAAACTCAGgacctggaggagcagcagcccaGTGTTGAGCTGGAGCTCCGGAGACTGATGGACAAACCAG ACCGTCTGAAAACAGCCATGGACAGGAAAAGGGAGCGGGAGCTGATGGACAAGCTGGTGGAGATCGTCAACGACAGGAACGCCATCGTGGACGGACTGGACGAGGACAGACTCCG ggaggacgaggaggaccaGGAGCTAAACAAGCTGATGATGAATTTCA ccgtAAAGAAGGACAAACCAAAGAAAAAGTCCAAGCTGTTCAGCTGGGGCAGCAAGAAGGAGGGATGA